The nucleotide sequence TCCGCATAGGCAAGTTTCATTTCAAGCTTCGTCAGACGTTCTTCCATAGTAGTCTCTCCTTGGTAAGCATATCCTATCATGAGAGCGTTTCCTCGACAACTCTCAGAGAGTGTTGCAAAACTGCGTTCATTTGTGCAAATAAGCCTTGTAAGATGGGACATCCATGATATACTGACTTGTATTTTGTTGCAGAATGGTGCAAATGAGAGGAATTAGTGTATGAAAGGCGAACGCGTTGCACAACTTGAGCTGTTGCTTCACTCCCATCCGGAAGGATTGAGGAGAGCCGAGATTGCGCGCCGTCTTGGCGTCCATCGCTCGACAATCAGCAGATATGTTGATGAATTGAAACGGTATATTGACATCTATGAGGAAAACAACCTCATCAAGATAAAAAGCAGGGAAGACGATGAGAACATTGCCCTCAGCGTCTATGAGAGCCTTGCTTTCAACCTCTCCGCGGAGATGCTTGCTACCAGCAGTGAGTACCAGAATCCCCACCTTGCATCAGGCCTGAGAAAGATTGCCATGAACATGCGGTCCTATGCCCCGAAGATCAGTGAGAACGTCGTCAACCTCGCTGAGCAAATCGACAGGAAGATACAGGAGAAGAAGGAGTGCAGCAAGTTCAACTCTGTGTTGGAAGTGCTTATCGACTCCTGGGTATCGGGTCGTATTGTGAGAGTTGTACAGAGCCTGAAAGGCTTCGACCCCATTGAGACAGAACTTGCCCCCTACTTCATTGGTTTCCGGGAGGAAGACACCGGAGGCAGGCATCCTATCAGTGTGACTGGAAGATTACGCCATACCACAGAGATCATTACCATCGATATCAGCACTATCACCAGTGCAATCATCCTGGATGAGACCTACACCATCCCAGACAACCTCAAACCATTCAAGTTCCACGAAGCCGAGGAACACTACGAAGCTATCGATATGATTCCGCTAAGCATGAGGCTTAAGGAACGCTCAGCGATGAACGTCTTTCGCTCGGTAGTGCATGGTACCCCTGTGTTCGAGAAATCGGAAGGTGGGGATCTTATCTGCAATATGGATGCAGAGAACTCGATTGAACTCTATCTGAGAATCATCCAGTGTGGTGACTCAGTGGAGATATTGGGACCTGATAGTTTCAGGAAGAAATTCTGCAAGATGCTGAATAAAATCCTGGCTCTCTATCAGTAATAATTATCTTGCCCCTTGGCATGAATGTCGTTATGCTATGGGGAGGAGGAAACAACTATGAAAGAGTACGAATGCGATCTTTGTGGGTATGTATATGACCCGAAAGTAGGTGATCCCGATAACGGAATCAAGCCCGGAACAGCCTTTGAAGATCTCCCCGAGGATTGGGTTTGCCCTCTCTGTGGAGCTCCTAAGTCTGACTTTTCACCCCGCGACTAATCACGTGGGTTTCTAAGAACGGGGATGGTACGACCTTCCCCGTTTTTTCATATCCAGAGGAGAGGTATCTTATGTTCAGAGCGATGCGTAGAGCAAAGCAACAACTCAACGAGAAAGAGACCATGGCCATACTTGAAGCAGGTTCCTATGGTACGCTTGCCTGCCTTGGGGACGATTCCTACCCATATGCAATTCCCCTCAATTACGTCTACCTTGACAACAAACTCTACATGCACAGCGCCAAACAAGGGCATAAAGTCGATGCCATTGCAAACCACAGAAAAGTGTCTTTCACCGTTGTAGGCCAAGACCAGATTGTAAGCAAGGAGTACACCACCTACTTTTCCAGTGTCATTGCTTTTGGGAAGGCACGATTGGCTGAAGGGGATGAGTATACAAGGGCCTTTTCAGCCCTCACCGACAAATATGCGAGCGACAGACCGAAACAGGAACGTATAGAGCAGGTCAGGGAATGCAGGCAGGCAATCATCATCGCCATTGATATTGATCACCTCTCAGGGAAACAAGCAAAAGAGTTGTCTCAGAAGTAACACATTATACAAAACAAATGATTACCTCAGAAAGAAAAACGTTATTCCCTGTACACGAAGGATGAAAACCATAGTACATTGAGAAGAAATAAAATGGAGGAATCAATGGCAATGTTAGAAGTTATTGAGAAAAGAAGAGCCTATCGTGCTCTCGATACCAAACCCATCAGTGAGGACATCTTGCTCCGTCTTGCAGAAGCAGCACACACCGCACCCTCATCAATGAATAACCAACCATGGAGACTGGTGACCGTCTCTGATGAAACAGTATTGGGAAAGCTCAAGGAAGCACTGGCTCCTGGGAACTACTGGGCAAAGAAGGCTCCCGCTTTGGTGGCAGTGGTAACCAACAACTCCTGGGGAATGACCCTTGGTGAACGCCATTATGCCCCATTTGAACTGGGTATGGCAGCGATGGCATATCAGCTTCAGGCTGTGCAGGAAGGGCTGTATGTACACCCCATCGCTGGGTTCAACGCAGATCTCGCCAAGAAAGTATTAGGCATTGCTGATGTAGACTCCATCATGGTACTGATGGTGGTAGGATACCCAGGAGACAGCTCCCACCTGAGCGAAAAACACCTGGAGAGTGAAAACGGCAGACGCGATCGCCTCCCCTTGGAGAACGTGCATGCTTTCAACCATTTTGATAAGCAATTAAAACCAAAGGGCAAATAGTCCTACTGAAGATGCACAATCTCCTGATTGATTGCCTCTTTGAGCCGCTCTTCTTCTGTGATGATCATCTTACTCTCCTTAAGGAAGGTGCTGCCGATCATTGCAGCAGCCAAGAGAGCGGCCAAGGTGGCAAGCAACATGGGTGCATATTGTTCAGTTATCACCAGAGAGAAAACAAGAATGGCTGCACAGGCAGCTTGGCTGAAAAGCAACAACATTCCCTGGATGACCTCCTCACTGATACCCTGCCCCAATTCAGCAGCATACTGCGTGCCGATGGGAATAGCAGAGAGCAAGGAGAGCCCGACAATCGAGGACCCGATCAAGGCAATGGCCTCACTGTTCAGCAGTACTGCACCAATTTGCTGGCAGAAAACCAGAAGCAGGATACCCGGGATCGAACAGACATTACAGAATACAAAGAAAAGCTTCCTCCGGCGAAAACGGTCAGAGAGGGCGGGTAACACGATTGCTCCCACCATACCACCTGCAAGCATGGCAATTCCCAGGAATCCATTTGAATCAGCAAAACCAAGGAACTCACTGATCTCATCAATCTTGATAAACAAAGTCATCAGTACACCCCAGCCGATTGCAAAAATGATCATCAGCCCACGGAGGGATGAAATGGCATTGATTGCCTTGAATGAGGAACGATAGTGTACCTTGTTGTTGCTTGGCAAGGATGAAGAAGGAGAGGGAGGATTCTCTCGTATCAATAGTGCTGCAGCAAGGGCAAGGATCGAACTGAGAATCGCATAGAACCGCATCAACTCCTCAAAACCGCTTCCCCATGAGGGATCGTTTGCCTTAGTCACAATCAAGATCGGAGAGACAATCATTACCACTGCAAGTGACAAGTATTGGCTGGCACTAGTAATACCGACGGCCATACCACGCTCTCGGATGGGAAACCAACGGCTGACAATCTCGGTAATACTGGTAAGTACCAAGGCCTGACCGATAGCAAGGATGAACTGGCCAAGGAGTACCAGAGAAAATGTCGAAATATAGATCCACTTGGTCATGGAGCCGAATATGATCAAGCCGCTGGCTATCCAAGTGGCAGTGCGGATACCAAGACGGTGCAACAAGTAAGATGCGGGCATGCTTGCCACCACAAACACAATGAGATACGTCAGTGAGAGCAAATCCACCGGACGAGCGTAGGTAAGCATTAACTGAGACGCATAATATTCATTTGCAACCCTACCAACAGGAGAGAGGTTTAGCCAATGAACCTCCACCGAAAGGATCAGGAGTATCAAAGAGAGTAGAATCAACCATCGGTAGCGATATGCTTTCACACTTTTCATACCGTATAGGATAGACCATTCCAATTGATTTGTATATCTCCACTGGAAGAAGTGAACGCAGTACCGTATACTCATTCCATGCAAGAAACATTAAAACTACTGAATAATCGACGAAGTATCCGCGCCTTCCAGGAGCGGCCTATCGAGGAGGAGCATCTCTCGCTCCTGAAACAGGCAACCCTCCGTGCCCCTACGGCAGGGAATATGGCTCTCTACTCAGTTGTTGAAGTCAGCGACAGCGAGAAGAAGAAAATCCTTGCAGGAATATGCGATAACCAAGAGATGATCAGTAAGGCACCCTTGGTCTGGGTATTCCTTGCAGATATGCAGAAATGGGTAAACTATTTCCATGAAAGCGGTGCTGTAAAGAAAGGGAAAGAACAAAAAAACGTATCTTATCGTAAACCTGGCCTCGGAGATCTTCACCTCTGCATGCAGGACGCAATCATAGCAGCACAGAACGCAGTAGTTGCCGCAGAAGCCCTTGGTATAGGGTCCTGTTACATCGGGGATGTCATCGAACAGTTTGAGGACCTGAGAGACCTTCTGGAGCTGAAACAATATACCATCCCGGCATGCATGCTTATCTTTGGCTACCCCAAAGGGAAAGGTCCCATCAAATTGGCCCCCCGTTGCCCTGCCCCCTCAGTCTTCATGGAAAACCGATATGAGGAACTCCATATTGAGGAGTTGGCACATGCTTACCAGGAGCATGAACAGCAGAGAAGGACGACACAATCACTTCCCTATGAGAACTTGGGAACACTCGCAGATTACTACTACCTGAGAAAGCACACCAGTGCCTTTATGGAGGAGATGAACCGTTCAGTCAGTGTCATGTTCGAATGGTGGTGTGGAGAGTAAAAACCTTGCTTACTGCCTCATTTCCCTCTACCATGATAGCCATGCCGTATTCAATACTTCTGGTTGATGATGAGTCTGCTGTACGAGAAGGAATTCGCTCCCGAACCCCATGGGAGCGGTATAACTTTTCGGTGGTGGGAGAAGCTGGAAATGGAATAGAAGCCCTTGAAATGGTTGAGGACCTTCATCCCGATGTCGTCATCACTGATATCAGAATGCCCTATCTCGACGGTATGGACCTGATCAAGGAAATACGGCTAGCCTATCCTGCAACCACACTTGTGATACTCAGTGGGTATGATGAGTTTACCTACGCCCAGCAGGCAATGCACTATGATGTGAGTGAATATGTCCTAAAACCAGTCTCTGTTGATGATCTCTGTGGGCTATTGGAGCGTTTAGGCACTCGTTTGGATCAAGAAATTAAAAGAACACAGGACCAGAAAAGGCTGAAAGAGGTCTACCAGCAAGCACTCCCCCTCATTAGGGAAAAGTTTCTCCTCTCTCTTCTCACCACTACCCAAGCCACCAGTGACCAGAATCTGATTTCCAAGGCCAGGGAGTATGGCCTTGACCTGGACAAGGATGAATTCATGGTAGCGCTCATCGAAAGCGACCACCTCCAGAATGATCCACTCCAGACTTTAGCTATGTTCGAGGTAGTTGATGAAGTATGCAAGAAAGAGGGAGGATCCCTGGTGTTTCAGTATGAAAACCAGGTAGCCATAATCTTCAGTGCCAATAGCCACAACCAAGCACACTATGATGCAGTATTCAAGAAACAGACTTACCGAAAAGCTGAACAGGTCCATGCATATTTGGAAAAATACAACTTCCCTGTTGTTCTTGGAATAGGCAATCAGGTGCATAGACCATCAGCAATCTCCCAATCCTACAGACAGGCCCTCAGGGCTCTCAACTATAGTTCTTGCTACCCTGAGCAGTCTCTCTTATTTATCAGCGACCTGGAAAGCGAGTCCCCTGAAGAGCAACTCGGGGCCATCCAGGAGCTACAAGCCAATGTAATACTTTCCGTTAAAACAGGAAACGACCAACAGGTTAGTGAAGCAGTTTCCAGTTTATTTGGAGAGGCCCTCGCTTCCCTTAGTCTTACCCAGATTCAGGAACTCGTCCTCTCCCTGGCTGTCTCGCTCCAGGACTTGGCTCACAGCTATGGACATACCCTCTTCACCCTCTCAGAGGATGAAGGAAGGAACCTCTTTGCAGAGCTCGCCTCTCTCACCACCCTGGGAAAAGCACGTAGGTGGTTCACCCATCTCTGTCTGGAGATCAGAATGAAGATAGCCGGAAAAAGAGAGAACTCACACATACAGTTCATAGGGAAGGCAAAATCTCTCATAACCAAGCACTTCACTGAATCTGGATTCGGCCTTGAGGAAATCTGTGAGATGATCGGGGTCAGTCCATCCTACTTTAGTTCCACCTTCAAGAAAGAAGTTGGATTGAGCTTCGTGCAATACCTGACTGCAATGCGCATGGATCGTGCAAAAGAGTTGTTAGTCAAGACTGAAGGAAAAACCTACGAAGTTGCACAAGCAGTCGGTTATTCTGAACCCAACTATTTCAGTTTCAGTTTCAAGCGGCATGTTGGGGTATCTCCCAGCCAATACAGACAGGCTAACCGATGAAAAGAGAGAAGCAACCGTACTCAATCATGACCCTCCTAACCTTTGCTATTGCGGTAGTCTCCATCTCCTTCACGCTCCTGATCTCTGCAATCCTCTACAGCCAGTTCTCGTCCCAGATAAGGGAAAATGCAACCGTCTCAACAAGAGAGATCGTCCGGCAGGTAAATGCCAATCTGAGTTATTACACCAATGACATTCTCACCATCGCAACCTATGCCCGAGATCTTGCCAAGCAGACCAATATACTTCCCAGGGAAGAGATTGAAAATCGACTACGATCCATCGTTGACAGTCGCCAGGATATTGTCTGCCTTGTGCTCTTCGACCTTGAAGGGGAAACACTGCTCTCCACCAGTGATGCCCCACGACGGCCAACAGAGGAGATCATAGGCCAGACTTGGTTCACAAGGGCTATCGGAGGAGAAGGAAACTTCTACTTCACCGGCCCTCACGTACAGCAACTGTTCACCTCCAGTTATCCATGGGTCATCACCTATAGCCAACAAATCAGCTACACCAACAAACAGGGAGAGCTCAGCCAAGGACTGCTTCTCATCGACATGAACTTCTGGGCGGTAAGTGAGCTTTGCCAAAGTGCAAAACTCGGGTCCAGCGGGTATGTCTACTTCATAGACAATAATGGGAAAATCGTATACCACCCCTTCCAGCAACTGATCAACTCAGATCTGTTCAACGAAGATCTGGAGTCAGTCCAGGAACACATATTTGGAACCTTCACCAATATATTTGAAGGAAGGGAACGCCTGGTCATCATAGATACCGTGAACAACGCTCGATGGAGAATAGTCGGGGTAGCGTACATGGATGAGTTGATGGCAGGGCTCGAGCAGTACACCACCGTAATGTTCATCATCCTAGCCTTCTGCATCATCACCACCATTCTCATCGCCCGTACTGCTTCTGCCTATATCAGCCGACCGATCAAGGAGCTGGAAAGGTTGATGAACAGTGTTGAACGCGGCGACTTCTCTTCCCCTCCTACGGTAGGGGGAAACCAGGAGGTTGCAGCGCTCAGCCAGACATTTGCCGTGATGGTGCAACGTATCAGGCAACTGATGGATGATATCGTCAAGAGCCAAGAAATGAAACGCAAATTCGAGCTCGATGCACTCCAGGCAAAGATCAATCCACATTTCCTTTACAATACCCTCGACTCGGTGGTCTGGATGGCTGAACAAAACGATACAAATGGAGTCATTACCATGGTAACTGCACTCGCAAGACTCTTCAGGATATCCATCAGCAAGGGAAGGGATATCATCACCCTCGGTGAAGAGCTTGAGCATGTGAGAAACTATCTCATCATCCAACAGATCCGTTATCGAGATAAATTCCAGTTCTCCATCGATATGGAACCTGGAATTGAGAACCTCCCTACCATCAAGTTGATCATCCAGCCAATCGTGGAGAATGCCATTTATCATGGCATCAAGTACCTGCAGGAAATGGGATATGTCGATATCAAGGTTTTCAAGAAAAAGCCAGGAGCAGTAATCATTGAAATCAGGGACAACGGAGTTGGTATGGATGAACAGAGACTGAATACCATACTCAGCATGTCCAGTCCCTCGCAGAAGAATGGTGCCGGAATTGGAGTAAGAAATGTGCATCAGAGAATCCAACTGTACTATGGGTCGGACTATGGTCTGGAAATATCCAGCGAACTGGATGAGGGGACACTGGTAAGGCTGGTCATCCCAGAGCAGGATCCCATACAGCCAATCAAGGTGGTACACCGATGAAACGAACAATCCTTCTCCTGTTGATACCCTTGCTCCTGTTCTCAAGCTGTTCAAAGAAACAACAGAACACTGATACACCTTACCGCATTGCAGTAATTACCATGAT is from uncultured Sphaerochaeta sp. and encodes:
- a CDS encoding WYL domain-containing protein, which codes for MKGERVAQLELLLHSHPEGLRRAEIARRLGVHRSTISRYVDELKRYIDIYEENNLIKIKSREDDENIALSVYESLAFNLSAEMLATSSEYQNPHLASGLRKIAMNMRSYAPKISENVVNLAEQIDRKIQEKKECSKFNSVLEVLIDSWVSGRIVRVVQSLKGFDPIETELAPYFIGFREEDTGGRHPISVTGRLRHTTEIITIDISTITSAIILDETYTIPDNLKPFKFHEAEEHYEAIDMIPLSMRLKERSAMNVFRSVVHGTPVFEKSEGGDLICNMDAENSIELYLRIIQCGDSVEILGPDSFRKKFCKMLNKILALYQ
- a CDS encoding rubredoxin, with amino-acid sequence MKEYECDLCGYVYDPKVGDPDNGIKPGTAFEDLPEDWVCPLCGAPKSDFSPRD
- a CDS encoding pyridoxamine 5'-phosphate oxidase family protein, with the translated sequence MFRAMRRAKQQLNEKETMAILEAGSYGTLACLGDDSYPYAIPLNYVYLDNKLYMHSAKQGHKVDAIANHRKVSFTVVGQDQIVSKEYTTYFSSVIAFGKARLAEGDEYTRAFSALTDKYASDRPKQERIEQVRECRQAIIIAIDIDHLSGKQAKELSQK
- a CDS encoding nitroreductase family protein — encoded protein: MAMLEVIEKRRAYRALDTKPISEDILLRLAEAAHTAPSSMNNQPWRLVTVSDETVLGKLKEALAPGNYWAKKAPALVAVVTNNSWGMTLGERHYAPFELGMAAMAYQLQAVQEGLYVHPIAGFNADLAKKVLGIADVDSIMVLMVVGYPGDSSHLSEKHLESENGRRDRLPLENVHAFNHFDKQLKPKGK
- a CDS encoding MFS transporter — translated: MKSVKAYRYRWLILLSLILLILSVEVHWLNLSPVGRVANEYYASQLMLTYARPVDLLSLTYLIVFVVASMPASYLLHRLGIRTATWIASGLIIFGSMTKWIYISTFSLVLLGQFILAIGQALVLTSITEIVSRWFPIRERGMAVGITSASQYLSLAVVMIVSPILIVTKANDPSWGSGFEELMRFYAILSSILALAAALLIRENPPSPSSSLPSNNKVHYRSSFKAINAISSLRGLMIIFAIGWGVLMTLFIKIDEISEFLGFADSNGFLGIAMLAGGMVGAIVLPALSDRFRRRKLFFVFCNVCSIPGILLLVFCQQIGAVLLNSEAIALIGSSIVGLSLLSAIPIGTQYAAELGQGISEEVIQGMLLLFSQAACAAILVFSLVITEQYAPMLLATLAALLAAAMIGSTFLKESKMIITEEERLKEAINQEIVHLQ
- a CDS encoding nitroreductase family protein gives rise to the protein MQETLKLLNNRRSIRAFQERPIEEEHLSLLKQATLRAPTAGNMALYSVVEVSDSEKKKILAGICDNQEMISKAPLVWVFLADMQKWVNYFHESGAVKKGKEQKNVSYRKPGLGDLHLCMQDAIIAAQNAVVAAEALGIGSCYIGDVIEQFEDLRDLLELKQYTIPACMLIFGYPKGKGPIKLAPRCPAPSVFMENRYEELHIEELAHAYQEHEQQRRTTQSLPYENLGTLADYYYLRKHTSAFMEEMNRSVSVMFEWWCGE
- a CDS encoding response regulator; this translates as MPYSILLVDDESAVREGIRSRTPWERYNFSVVGEAGNGIEALEMVEDLHPDVVITDIRMPYLDGMDLIKEIRLAYPATTLVILSGYDEFTYAQQAMHYDVSEYVLKPVSVDDLCGLLERLGTRLDQEIKRTQDQKRLKEVYQQALPLIREKFLLSLLTTTQATSDQNLISKAREYGLDLDKDEFMVALIESDHLQNDPLQTLAMFEVVDEVCKKEGGSLVFQYENQVAIIFSANSHNQAHYDAVFKKQTYRKAEQVHAYLEKYNFPVVLGIGNQVHRPSAISQSYRQALRALNYSSCYPEQSLLFISDLESESPEEQLGAIQELQANVILSVKTGNDQQVSEAVSSLFGEALASLSLTQIQELVLSLAVSLQDLAHSYGHTLFTLSEDEGRNLFAELASLTTLGKARRWFTHLCLEIRMKIAGKRENSHIQFIGKAKSLITKHFTESGFGLEEICEMIGVSPSYFSSTFKKEVGLSFVQYLTAMRMDRAKELLVKTEGKTYEVAQAVGYSEPNYFSFSFKRHVGVSPSQYRQANR
- a CDS encoding sensor histidine kinase codes for the protein MKREKQPYSIMTLLTFAIAVVSISFTLLISAILYSQFSSQIRENATVSTREIVRQVNANLSYYTNDILTIATYARDLAKQTNILPREEIENRLRSIVDSRQDIVCLVLFDLEGETLLSTSDAPRRPTEEIIGQTWFTRAIGGEGNFYFTGPHVQQLFTSSYPWVITYSQQISYTNKQGELSQGLLLIDMNFWAVSELCQSAKLGSSGYVYFIDNNGKIVYHPFQQLINSDLFNEDLESVQEHIFGTFTNIFEGRERLVIIDTVNNARWRIVGVAYMDELMAGLEQYTTVMFIILAFCIITTILIARTASAYISRPIKELERLMNSVERGDFSSPPTVGGNQEVAALSQTFAVMVQRIRQLMDDIVKSQEMKRKFELDALQAKINPHFLYNTLDSVVWMAEQNDTNGVITMVTALARLFRISISKGRDIITLGEELEHVRNYLIIQQIRYRDKFQFSIDMEPGIENLPTIKLIIQPIVENAIYHGIKYLQEMGYVDIKVFKKKPGAVIIEIRDNGVGMDEQRLNTILSMSSPSQKNGAGIGVRNVHQRIQLYYGSDYGLEISSELDEGTLVRLVIPEQDPIQPIKVVHR